Within the Microbacterium sp. 1S1 genome, the region CCCAGCCGGGGGACCGGGTCACCGCGACGGATCGCTCGGCCGCGGCCGTGGCCTCCGCCCGTGCCACCGCGGCCGCGAACGGTGTGGGCGACCGGGTTGTGGTCACCCACGACGACGCCGGTTCGGAGCTGCCGGACGGGAGCTTCGACGCGGTGCTCCTGAACCCGCCGTTCCACCTCGGCACGAGCGTGCACACCGGTGCCGCGAGTCGGCTGTTCGAGGCCGCGGCGCGGCTGCTCCGGCCCGGCGGAGAGCTCTTCACGGTGTACAACTCGAGCCTCGGCTACCGGGCCGAGCTGACCCGGCTGATCGGTCCCACGGAGCAGCTCAGACGGACTCCGAAGTTCACCGTGACCCGCACCCTCCGGCGCCCGTGAAGCCGGGGTGCCGAGATTGCTAGACGCTCGTACTATCCCCCGGTCAGCCGCGGAAACCCGGGCACGTCGCCGAGGCAGGATTTGCCGCTGACCGGCCATTTCGTTACGTTGGGAGTCGGGCCTGACGGCCCGAAGACCAGTCCGCGGTCGCGTCCTTCCTTCGATGAGCTGTGCGGCGAAGAGGCGTGGGCGTATGGTCGATCCCCTCTGCGACGGATCCGAAATCCGACGCCTGTGCCGCCACAGCGAAGATGTCGAACGGCCTCGTGAGGATCACCCGGGCGTGACCGAAGCAGGCTCGGCCACCCGAGGCCGAGCCGCAGGGGAAACGTGTCCGAAACAGCACTCGAAGCGCGCCATCTGTACAAGGTGTTCGGGAGGAATCCGAGCACCGCCGTCCGCCGACTGAAGGCCGGGGAGAGCCGTGCCGCCGTCGCCGAGGCGGGCACCGCCGCCGTCATCGACGCCAGCTTCACCGTCAACCGCGGTGAGATCTTCGTCATCATGGGCCTGTCTGGATCGGGCAAGTCCACCATCATCCGCATGCTCAACGGGCTGCACGACATCACGGACGGCACCGTCACCGTCGGGGGCGACCCGATCACGGGCATCCCCGCCGGGCGGCTGCGGGAGATCCGCCGCGACCGCATCTCGATGGTGTTCCAGCACTTCGCCCTGCTGCCGCACCGCACGGTCGCCGCCAACGTCGCCTACCCGCTCGAACTCAAGGGCGTCGGCAAGGCCGAGCGCCAGGCGAAGGCCGAGGAGATCCTTGCGCTCGTCGGGCTCGAGGGCCAGGGCGACAAGCTCCCCTCCGAGCTGTCCGGTGGGATGCAGCAGCGCGTCGGCATCGCCCGTGCCCTCGCGGCCGACAGCGACATCCTGCTCATGGACGAGGCCTTCAGCGCCCTCGATCCGCTGATCCGCCGCGAGATGCAGGAGCAGCTCCTGGAGCTGCAGCAGAAGCTCCAGAAGACCATCGTCTTCATCACGCACGACCTCAACGAGGCCATGTTCCTCGGCGACCGCATCGCCGTCATGCGCGACGGTCGGATCGTCCAGATCGGCACGCCGGAGGACATCCTCATGGACCCGGCGAACGACTACGTCGAGCAGTTCGTGCAGGACGTCGACCGCGCGCGTGTGCTCACGGCCGCGAACGTCATGGAGCGTCCGCGCCCGGTCGTGGCCGAGTCGGCAGGGCCCCGAACGGCGCTGCGTCAGATGCGCGATGCCTACATGTCCGCGACGTACGTGGTCGGCAAGGACCGCCAGCTCGTCGGTGTCGTCACCGACCGCGACGCCGTCAAGCTCGTCCGTCAGGGCGCCACCCGCCTCGACTCCATCATCAAGCCGGTGCTGCAGAGCGTTCGCGAGGACGAGGTCCTCATGAACCTGTTCGTGCCCGCCGTCGAGTCGCCGCTTCCTCTCGCGGTGGTCGATGCCGACGGCCGACTCGCGGGCGTGATCCCGCGCGTCACCCTGCTCGCGGCGCTCGGTCCCGGGCCCGGAGCGACCGAGGAGATCCTGCTGCCGATGGCCCCCATGCCCCAGGCGGAGATCGACGCCGTGCTCGACGACGGGTGGACGGCCGAGCCAAGCCCTTCGACGAGCTCAGGGACCCAGGGCGGGTTCGGCTCAGGGACCCAGGCCGAGGCGGAGGGGGTGCGCTGATGGACGGTTTCCGCATCCCGGTAGGCGACTGGGTCGCCGCCGGCGTCGACTGGATCACCGCCAACCTCGACGGCCTGCTCGACGCCGTGTCGTTCGTCGTGAGTTTCCTCGTCGACGGCCTCACGCGCCTCCTGCTGACGCCGCACTTCGCCGTCATCATCGTGATCGCGGCACTGATCGCCTGGACCGTGCGCTCGTGGCAGCTCGCGATCGGCACGATCCTGTCGTTCGGGCTGATCGTCGCCATGGACCTCTGGGTCCCGGCGATGCAGACGCTCGCCCTCGTGCTCGTCGCCGCCGTCGTGGCCGTGCTGATCGCGGTGCCGCTCGGCATCTGGTCGGCCCGCAACGCGACGGTACGCGCGACGCTGAAGCCGGTGCTCGACTTCATGCAGACGATGCCGGCCTTCGTGTACCTGATCCCCGCGATCGTGTTCTTCGGCATCGGGGTGGTGCCCGGCCTCGTGGCCACCGTGATCTTCGCGCTGCCTCCGGGCGTGCGCCTGACCGAGCTGGGCATCCGCGGCGTCGACGCGGAGACCGTCGAGGCCGGGCACGCGTTCGGCGCGACCCCGGGGCAGATCCTCCGCGGGATCCAGTTGCCGCTCGCGATGCCGACCATCATGGCGGGCGTCAATCAGGTCATCATGCTCGCCCTGTCCATGGCCGTCATCGCCGGCATGGCCGGTGCCGACGGGCTCGGGAAGATGGTGGTCGAGGCGATCTCGACGATCAACATCCCCAAGGGTGTCGAGGCCGGACTGGGCGTCGTGCTCATCGCCGTCTTCCTCGACCGGGTGACCGCGGCTCTGGGCGCGCCGGGCGAGAACCGCTCGTCGCTGCTCGGGATGCTGAAGCGTCGCGGTTCGTCCCGGCCCTCCGCCCCCGTGGCGTCGGAGCCCGCAGCCGCCGCGCCCGCCGAGTCCGCGCCGACCGAGTCCGAGCTCGCCCGCGCCTG harbors:
- a CDS encoding glycine betaine/L-proline ABC transporter ATP-binding protein, with protein sequence MSETALEARHLYKVFGRNPSTAVRRLKAGESRAAVAEAGTAAVIDASFTVNRGEIFVIMGLSGSGKSTIIRMLNGLHDITDGTVTVGGDPITGIPAGRLREIRRDRISMVFQHFALLPHRTVAANVAYPLELKGVGKAERQAKAEEILALVGLEGQGDKLPSELSGGMQQRVGIARALAADSDILLMDEAFSALDPLIRREMQEQLLELQQKLQKTIVFITHDLNEAMFLGDRIAVMRDGRIVQIGTPEDILMDPANDYVEQFVQDVDRARVLTAANVMERPRPVVAESAGPRTALRQMRDAYMSATYVVGKDRQLVGVVTDRDAVKLVRQGATRLDSIIKPVLQSVREDEVLMNLFVPAVESPLPLAVVDADGRLAGVIPRVTLLAALGPGPGATEEILLPMAPMPQAEIDAVLDDGWTAEPSPSTSSGTQGGFGSGTQAEAEGVR
- a CDS encoding ABC transporter permease, producing MDGFRIPVGDWVAAGVDWITANLDGLLDAVSFVVSFLVDGLTRLLLTPHFAVIIVIAALIAWTVRSWQLAIGTILSFGLIVAMDLWVPAMQTLALVLVAAVVAVLIAVPLGIWSARNATVRATLKPVLDFMQTMPAFVYLIPAIVFFGIGVVPGLVATVIFALPPGVRLTELGIRGVDAETVEAGHAFGATPGQILRGIQLPLAMPTIMAGVNQVIMLALSMAVIAGMAGADGLGKMVVEAISTINIPKGVEAGLGVVLIAVFLDRVTAALGAPGENRSSLLGMLKRRGSSRPSAPVASEPAAAAPAESAPTESELARA